A section of the Petrimonas sulfuriphila genome encodes:
- a CDS encoding endonuclease translates to MRLFRFLLYLSLFALCLACKQKPSDSGTNLSTNTYREYYSTATGKKGAELKTALFGIIGNPDIVSYAEIWSAFEKTDVKADGSVWDMYSDNPGGEIIYSFSFHHKKCGTYRSEGDCYNREHTIPQSWFKGASPMYSDLFHIYPTDGYVNNRRGNLPLGEVGIFSWKSANGSRIGQNTSGNFTQTVFEPIDEYKGDFARTYFYMVTAYESNVASWESPQVGGNTYPAIKNWALEMFLRWHREDPVSTKERDRNQAVFGIQKNRNPFIDHPELAEHVWGNKKNQPFNLK, encoded by the coding sequence ATGAGACTTTTTCGTTTTCTTCTGTATCTGTCTCTGTTTGCCCTCTGTCTGGCATGCAAACAAAAGCCGTCGGACTCCGGTACAAACCTGTCTACAAACACTTACCGGGAATATTACAGCACGGCTACGGGGAAAAAAGGGGCGGAACTAAAAACAGCACTTTTCGGTATAATCGGCAATCCAGATATCGTTTCGTACGCTGAAATCTGGTCGGCTTTTGAAAAAACCGACGTTAAGGCCGACGGTTCTGTCTGGGATATGTATTCCGATAATCCCGGCGGGGAAATAATTTACTCCTTCTCGTTTCATCATAAGAAATGTGGCACTTACCGCAGCGAAGGTGATTGCTATAACCGCGAACACACCATTCCTCAAAGCTGGTTTAAGGGAGCATCACCCATGTATTCCGACCTTTTCCACATTTACCCAACCGACGGATACGTGAACAACCGGCGGGGAAATTTGCCGCTGGGTGAAGTTGGTATTTTTTCTTGGAAGTCGGCAAACGGTTCGAGAATCGGACAAAATACATCCGGTAATTTCACTCAAACCGTTTTTGAGCCAATAGATGAGTACAAGGGCGATTTTGCCCGAACCTATTTCTATATGGTTACGGCTTATGAGAGCAACGTTGCCAGCTGGGAATCGCCACAGGTTGGAGGAAACACCTATCCGGCCATTAAAAACTGGGCACTTGAAATGTTTCTGCGGTGGCATCGCGAAGATCCGGTCAGCACCAAGGAACGGGATCGCAACCAAGCCGTCTTTGGCATCCAGAAAAACCGAAATCCGTTTATCGACCATCCCGAACTGGCAGAGCATGTGTGGGGAAATAAGAAGAATCAACCTTTTAATCTGAAGTAG